One Cohnella candidum genomic region harbors:
- the pepT gene encoding peptidase T has protein sequence MKKEILERFTAYVRVDTQSNDDNVTCPSTPGQLTLGRMLAEELQAIGMQEVTMDENGYVMATLPSNTDKPVPVIGFLAHLDTATEISGANVNPQIVDPYEGGDILLNRELGLSLSPTQFPELEEYKGHTLVTTDGTTLLGADDKAGIAEIMTAMAYLIRNPDIKHGKIRVAFTPDEEIGRGPHRFDVAAFGAKYAYTMDGGKLGELEYESFNAAEAKIEIRGKVVHPGYAKGKMVNAIKIGMELQSLLPQEEAPERTEGYEGFYHLNTFHGSVDTARLNYIIRDHDKERFAARKVRMSEIVEELKGKYGEERITLVLKDQYYNMREKIEATPEVVDAALEAFGRLGIQPIVKPIRGGTDGSQLSYMGLPTPNLFAGGVNWHGRYEFVSVETMIQAVNVIVEIARLFEQKA, from the coding sequence ATGAAGAAGGAAATCCTGGAAAGATTCACGGCGTATGTACGCGTCGACACCCAATCCAACGACGATAACGTTACCTGTCCCTCTACCCCGGGACAACTCACGCTTGGCCGGATGCTCGCGGAGGAGCTTCAAGCGATCGGCATGCAGGAAGTGACGATGGACGAAAACGGGTACGTGATGGCGACCCTTCCGTCCAATACGGACAAGCCGGTTCCGGTCATCGGCTTTCTGGCGCATCTGGATACGGCCACCGAGATCAGCGGGGCGAACGTCAACCCGCAAATCGTGGACCCATACGAAGGCGGAGACATCCTGCTGAACCGGGAGCTGGGGCTCTCCCTATCCCCCACCCAATTCCCAGAGCTTGAGGAGTACAAGGGGCACACGCTCGTGACGACCGACGGCACCACCCTGCTCGGGGCGGACGACAAAGCCGGCATCGCGGAAATCATGACGGCGATGGCGTATTTGATCCGGAACCCGGACATCAAGCACGGCAAAATCCGGGTCGCTTTCACGCCGGACGAGGAAATCGGCCGGGGGCCGCACCGGTTCGACGTCGCCGCCTTCGGCGCGAAGTACGCCTACACGATGGACGGCGGAAAACTCGGCGAACTGGAGTACGAAAGCTTCAACGCGGCCGAAGCGAAAATCGAGATCCGCGGGAAAGTCGTGCATCCGGGCTACGCCAAAGGCAAGATGGTCAACGCCATCAAGATCGGGATGGAGCTGCAGAGCCTGCTGCCCCAGGAGGAAGCGCCGGAGCGGACGGAAGGCTACGAGGGGTTCTATCACTTGAATACGTTCCACGGCAGCGTAGACACGGCGCGGTTGAACTATATTATCCGCGACCACGACAAGGAACGGTTTGCTGCCCGGAAGGTACGGATGTCCGAAATCGTCGAGGAACTGAAGGGGAAATACGGCGAGGAACGGATTACGCTGGTCCTGAAAGACCAGTATTACAACATGCGGGAGAAAATCGAGGCCACACCGGAAGTGGTGGACGCCGCATTGGAGGCGTTCGGCCGCCTGGGTATTCAACCGATCGTGAAACCCATCCGCGGCGGGACGGACGGATCCCAACTCTCCTATATGGGCTTGCCGACGCCGAACCTGTTCGCCGGGGGCGTCAATTGGCACGGCCGCTACGAGTTCGTCTCGGTCGAAACGATGATCCAAGCCGTGAACGTCATCGTGGAAATCGCCCGGCTGTTCGAGCAAAAAGCGTAA
- a CDS encoding heavy metal translocating P-type ATPase gives MSQSPETAKQAADFDIMGMTCAACATRIEKGLNKMEGVTATVNLALETAHVEYNPSQVSAADMIKKVEQLGYKAKPKSEDDGTANHRKKEIRRQQAMLILSALLTIPLLWAMVGHFSFTSWIYVPERLMDPWFQFYLSTPVQFIIGARFYVGAFKALRNRSANMDVLVALGTSAAYFYSLYATIWEVPSALYYETSSVLITLILLGKLFEALAKGRSSEAIKSLMGLQAKTATVIRDGQELSVPVEQVVAGDVFLVKPGEKIPVDGEVIDGVSAVDESMLTGESIPVEKRAGETVIGATLNKNGMLKVKATKVGKETALSQIIKVVEEAQGSKAPIQRVTDVISGIFVPIVVGIAALTFAIWYFFAEPGSLASALEKAIAVLVIACPCALGLATPTSIMAGSGRAAELGILFKGGEHLENTHRVNTVVLDKTGTVTKGKPELTDVRVEEGFHEAQLLTWVGAAEKNSEHPLAEAIVAGIRARGISLPEPDTFQAVPGYGIMAVVEGKGIMVGTRKLMAEYSVKADPAFEEMGRLETEGKTAMLVAVDGKYAGMVAVADTVKETSGPAVARLKELGLEVVMMTGDNRRTAEAIAGQVGIGKVLAEVLPDGKASEVKKLQEAGRTVAMVGDGINDAPALATADIGMAIGTGTDVAMEAADVTLMRGDLGSIPDAISMSKKTMANIKQNLFWALAYNVIGIPVAAFGYLEPWLAGAAMALSSVSVVLNALRLQNVDRKPGERYNGMNGRMQFVLVLVLAAMAFFAGYGFGRQAQTPETDSKPGMEMSESSSGHGHGAEEETAQEIATRAVWTVGNATAGKDVSIRIQIQDVDGKPIDKLDVNHEKLLHLIVVSKDLSYFDHIHPDYKGGGVFEIAHAFPAGGEYKLIADYKPTGGESTTKTEWIHVDGTQSQPVALVPDQKHSKVVDGVEVTLENDHPKAGEDFDLNFKLTDAQTGEPITDLQPYLGAVGHVVIISEDTEKYLHVHPVDEKAKGPDAQFMTNFPSKGIYKIWGQFQRNGKTFVSAFTVNVE, from the coding sequence ATGAGCCAGTCTCCGGAAACGGCCAAGCAAGCCGCGGATTTCGATATCATGGGCATGACGTGCGCCGCTTGCGCGACCCGCATCGAGAAAGGCCTCAACAAGATGGAGGGCGTGACGGCGACGGTCAACCTCGCGCTCGAAACGGCCCACGTCGAGTATAACCCTTCGCAGGTCAGCGCGGCCGACATGATCAAGAAAGTCGAACAGCTCGGCTACAAAGCGAAGCCGAAATCGGAAGACGACGGCACCGCCAATCACCGGAAGAAGGAAATCCGCCGCCAGCAAGCGATGCTGATTCTCTCCGCCCTGCTCACGATCCCGCTGCTTTGGGCGATGGTGGGGCATTTCTCCTTCACGTCGTGGATCTACGTACCGGAACGGCTCATGGACCCGTGGTTCCAATTTTACCTGTCCACGCCGGTTCAATTTATCATTGGAGCCCGGTTTTACGTGGGCGCCTTCAAGGCGCTTCGCAACCGCAGCGCCAACATGGACGTCCTCGTGGCGCTGGGGACTTCGGCCGCTTATTTTTACAGCTTATACGCCACGATATGGGAAGTCCCTTCGGCGCTGTATTACGAAACCAGCTCGGTGCTGATCACGCTGATTCTGCTTGGCAAGCTGTTCGAGGCGCTGGCCAAAGGCCGTTCCTCGGAAGCGATCAAATCGCTGATGGGCTTGCAAGCCAAGACGGCCACCGTCATCCGCGACGGACAGGAACTGAGCGTACCCGTCGAGCAAGTCGTCGCGGGTGACGTTTTCCTCGTCAAACCCGGCGAGAAAATCCCCGTCGACGGCGAGGTCATCGATGGCGTCTCGGCGGTGGATGAGTCCATGCTGACCGGGGAAAGCATCCCGGTGGAGAAGCGCGCGGGAGAAACCGTCATTGGGGCCACGCTCAACAAAAACGGCATGCTGAAAGTGAAAGCGACCAAAGTCGGCAAAGAAACCGCGCTGTCGCAAATCATCAAAGTGGTCGAGGAAGCCCAAGGCTCCAAAGCTCCGATCCAGCGCGTGACGGACGTCATTTCGGGCATTTTCGTTCCGATCGTCGTGGGCATCGCGGCGCTCACCTTCGCGATCTGGTACTTCTTCGCGGAGCCGGGCAGCCTGGCTTCCGCGCTCGAGAAAGCGATCGCCGTGCTCGTCATCGCCTGTCCTTGCGCGCTGGGCCTCGCGACCCCGACCTCCATCATGGCGGGATCCGGGCGTGCGGCGGAACTCGGCATTCTGTTCAAAGGCGGAGAGCACCTCGAGAACACCCATCGCGTCAACACGGTCGTTTTGGATAAAACGGGGACCGTCACCAAAGGCAAGCCGGAGCTGACCGACGTGCGGGTGGAAGAGGGTTTCCATGAAGCGCAGCTGCTAACGTGGGTCGGCGCGGCCGAGAAAAATTCGGAGCATCCGCTCGCGGAGGCGATCGTCGCCGGCATCCGGGCACGGGGGATTTCGCTTCCCGAGCCCGACACGTTCCAAGCGGTCCCCGGTTACGGGATCATGGCTGTCGTCGAAGGCAAAGGCATCATGGTCGGCACTCGCAAGCTGATGGCGGAATATAGCGTCAAAGCCGATCCTGCGTTCGAGGAAATGGGCCGGCTCGAGACGGAAGGCAAAACCGCGATGCTGGTCGCCGTAGACGGCAAGTATGCCGGAATGGTCGCCGTCGCGGATACGGTCAAGGAAACGTCCGGCCCGGCGGTGGCTCGTTTGAAGGAACTCGGTCTCGAAGTCGTCATGATGACCGGGGACAACCGGCGGACCGCCGAAGCGATTGCCGGCCAGGTCGGCATCGGGAAGGTGCTGGCGGAAGTGCTTCCGGACGGTAAAGCCAGCGAAGTGAAAAAGCTGCAGGAAGCGGGCCGTACGGTCGCCATGGTCGGCGACGGCATTAACGATGCGCCGGCCCTAGCCACAGCCGATATCGGGATGGCGATCGGAACCGGCACGGACGTGGCCATGGAAGCGGCGGACGTGACGCTGATGCGGGGTGACCTCGGCAGCATCCCCGACGCGATCTCGATGAGCAAGAAGACGATGGCGAACATCAAACAGAACCTGTTCTGGGCGCTGGCGTACAACGTGATCGGCATTCCGGTAGCCGCGTTCGGCTACCTGGAGCCGTGGCTCGCCGGAGCGGCCATGGCGCTCAGTTCGGTATCGGTCGTGCTGAACGCGCTCAGATTGCAGAACGTAGACAGGAAACCTGGGGAGAGATACAACGGAATGAACGGCAGGATGCAATTCGTATTGGTGCTCGTACTGGCGGCCATGGCCTTCTTCGCGGGCTATGGGTTCGGGCGGCAAGCCCAAACCCCGGAGACGGATTCGAAACCGGGCATGGAAATGTCGGAATCGTCGTCGGGGCACGGCCATGGAGCAGAGGAAGAGACCGCTCAAGAAATCGCGACGCGCGCGGTTTGGACGGTCGGGAATGCGACGGCGGGCAAAGACGTTTCGATCCGCATCCAAATCCAAGACGTCGACGGCAAACCGATCGACAAGCTCGACGTCAACCACGAGAAGCTGCTTCATCTGATCGTGGTCAGCAAAGACTTGTCGTACTTCGACCACATCCATCCGGATTACAAAGGCGGCGGAGTATTCGAGATCGCCCATGCCTTCCCGGCCGGCGGCGAGTATAAGCTGATCGCGGATTATAAACCGACCGGCGGAGAATCGACGACGAAAACGGAATGGATCCACGTGGATGGAACGCAATCGCAGCCGGTCGCCCTCGTGCCGGATCAAAAGCATTCGAAAGTCGTGGACGGCGTCGAAGTGACGCTGGAGAACGACCATCCGAAAGCGGGAGAAGATTTCGATTTGAACTTCAAGCTGACCGATGCGCAAACCGGCGAACCGATCACCGATTTGCAGCCGTACCTGGGCGCCGTCGGACACGTGGTCATCATCAGCGAAGACACCGAAAAGTACCTGCACGTGCATCCAGTGGACGAGAAAGCGAAAGGGCCGGACGCGCAATTCATGACGAACTTCCCGTCCAAAGGCATCTATAAAATCTGGGGCCAATTCCAGAGAAACGGTAAAACGTTCGTGAGCGCCTTTACGGTGAACGTGGAATAA
- the copZ gene encoding copper chaperone CopZ: MQNVNLKVQGMSCGHCVNSVEGAVKKLGAAAKVDLGSGTVAVDFDETKVTLDAIKESIEDQGYDVVS, from the coding sequence ATGCAAAACGTAAACCTGAAAGTCCAAGGAATGAGCTGCGGCCATTGCGTCAACTCTGTCGAAGGAGCGGTCAAGAAACTCGGAGCAGCCGCGAAAGTGGACCTGGGTTCCGGCACGGTGGCCGTGGACTTCGACGAAACGAAAGTCACGCTCGACGCGATCAAAGAATCGATCGAAGATCAAGGCTACGACGTGGTATCCTGA
- a CDS encoding EthD family reductase gives MVKVTVLLPMPQDLEGFARYYDEVHLPLVRELPNVKRVSVQRVLDRQSASAPYWIAEFGFDSGDLMRQALEGPEGQRLYADVPNLVRFLGSEPQVLFSEEWHR, from the coding sequence ATGGTGAAAGTAACCGTTCTGCTGCCGATGCCGCAGGATTTGGAAGGCTTCGCCCGATATTACGACGAGGTACACCTCCCCCTGGTCAGGGAGCTGCCGAACGTGAAGCGCGTGTCGGTCCAGAGGGTACTCGATAGGCAGTCGGCCTCCGCACCGTACTGGATCGCGGAGTTCGGCTTCGATAGCGGAGACCTGATGCGCCAAGCGTTAGAGGGCCCGGAAGGCCAACGTCTGTATGCCGACGTTCCGAATCTCGTCCGTTTTTTGGGGAGCGAACCACAGGTACTGTTCAGTGAGGAATGGCATAGATGA
- a CDS encoding NADPH-dependent F420 reductase: MKVSVIGTGRMGRGLAKTLAPVVPELYWGSRSEDRVRQLIVEKELKGVHGVDLNEALRADVIFHSLWFRDLIPFVQEHRQKLAGKILVDIVNPFTEDFNDFTLEWGTSAAEELQKALPETTVVGAFKNTFFKVFDAPEHRGEVSDVYVTSQDEAAKRKVMELLHGIPFRVLDAGSLRNNRTIERMTLFERELAIRYGHYPYVSFRLFGQDPA; encoded by the coding sequence ATGAAGGTAAGCGTCATCGGAACCGGAAGGATGGGACGGGGGCTGGCGAAAACGTTGGCGCCGGTCGTACCGGAGTTGTATTGGGGTTCGCGTTCGGAGGACCGGGTACGGCAGTTAATCGTGGAAAAAGAATTGAAGGGCGTGCACGGGGTGGATTTGAACGAAGCCTTGCGTGCCGACGTCATTTTCCACTCCCTGTGGTTCAGGGATTTGATCCCGTTCGTACAGGAGCACCGGCAGAAGCTGGCGGGCAAAATCCTCGTCGATATCGTGAATCCGTTCACCGAGGATTTCAACGATTTCACCTTGGAATGGGGAACGTCAGCCGCCGAAGAGCTGCAGAAAGCTTTGCCGGAAACGACGGTCGTGGGTGCGTTTAAAAACACGTTTTTCAAAGTGTTCGACGCGCCGGAGCACCGAGGAGAGGTCAGCGACGTCTACGTCACCTCGCAGGATGAAGCGGCTAAACGGAAGGTGATGGAGCTGCTGCACGGCATTCCTTTCCGGGTGCTCGACGCCGGATCGCTCCGAAACAACCGCACGATCGAACGGATGACCCTGTTCGAACGGGAGCTGGCGATCCGGTACGGCCATTATCCTTACGTCTCATTCCGCCTCTTTGGGCAGGACCCGGCATAA
- a CDS encoding sugar kinase: MTQKPQSVQADVVTIGESMVSMQPMAEGPLAYAPLFTKSIAGAESNVAIGLSRLGLRARWIGRLGVDPFGDLIQSTLAGEGVDTSLAERDPQHPTAIYFKEFKGYGDPNVYYYRKGSAASRLSPEHVKPEWFHGARHLHVTGITPALGERTADAVAVAMKMARSQGLTVSFDPNLRRKLWTEEAARRTLLALIPLCDLFLPGLEEAEFLLGELPEEEQYGQRFRDMGPSAVALKLGERGAIGFEEGRAPLRVSPYPVARVVDTVGAGDAFAAGLLSVYLNQALTADIRFERALQAACAMGAIATQYRGDWEGLPKRAELDRLLAGGRDVTR; this comes from the coding sequence ATGACGCAGAAGCCGCAGAGCGTACAAGCCGACGTCGTCACGATCGGGGAAAGCATGGTTTCCATGCAGCCGATGGCCGAGGGACCGCTCGCCTATGCGCCGCTGTTCACCAAGTCCATCGCGGGCGCGGAGTCCAACGTGGCCATCGGGCTGTCGCGGCTTGGACTTAGAGCCCGGTGGATCGGCCGTCTCGGCGTGGATCCGTTCGGCGACCTGATCCAATCCACGCTGGCGGGAGAAGGCGTCGACACGTCCCTGGCGGAGCGGGACCCGCAGCATCCGACCGCTATCTATTTCAAGGAGTTCAAAGGTTACGGCGACCCCAACGTCTATTACTATCGCAAGGGCTCCGCAGCCAGTCGGCTCTCCCCCGAACACGTGAAGCCGGAATGGTTCCATGGCGCCCGCCATCTGCACGTGACGGGAATTACGCCGGCGCTTGGGGAACGAACGGCCGACGCGGTCGCCGTCGCGATGAAGATGGCCCGCAGCCAAGGGCTGACCGTCTCTTTCGACCCGAACCTGAGGCGGAAGCTGTGGACGGAAGAAGCGGCGAGAAGAACGCTGCTCGCTCTCATTCCGCTGTGCGACTTGTTCCTCCCGGGGCTGGAGGAGGCCGAGTTCCTGCTCGGCGAATTGCCGGAGGAGGAGCAGTACGGGCAGCGCTTCCGGGACATGGGCCCGAGCGCCGTCGCGCTGAAGCTGGGAGAACGGGGAGCGATCGGCTTTGAAGAAGGCCGCGCACCGCTGCGCGTGTCGCCTTACCCGGTAGCCCGCGTCGTCGACACGGTCGGGGCCGGGGATGCATTCGCGGCAGGTTTGCTGTCGGTTTATTTGAATCAGGCGCTAACCGCGGACATCCGGTTCGAACGCGCGCTGCAGGCGGCTTGCGCGATGGGGGCGATCGCGACGCAGTACCGCGGGGACTGGGAAGGCTTGCCGAAGCGCGCGGAGCTGGATCGCCTGCTGGCCGGCGGCCGGGACGTGACCCGCTGA
- a CDS encoding bifunctional 4-hydroxy-2-oxoglutarate aldolase/2-dehydro-3-deoxy-phosphogluconate aldolase has product MLSRKPTELLQALSERKIVAIIRGISADKGDAAAQALADGGIVFLEVTLNTDGALGMISRFRERYEGRLRIGAGTVLDLDDAREAAAAGAEYLISPNFDEEVLQFGLERGLDVWPGTMTPTEIVRAYKAGASAVKLFPMATLGVGYLKEIRAPLDRIPMVATGGVNLQNIRTVLDAGAAAVGLGSNLVDKKLIAEGKFEELRALAQSFTDEVEGVRRA; this is encoded by the coding sequence ATGTTATCTCGTAAACCGACGGAGCTGCTTCAGGCTTTATCCGAACGTAAAATCGTCGCGATCATCCGGGGGATTTCCGCCGACAAGGGAGACGCGGCCGCCCAGGCGCTGGCCGACGGGGGCATCGTGTTCCTCGAGGTGACGCTGAACACGGACGGCGCGCTCGGCATGATTTCCCGTTTCCGCGAGCGTTACGAAGGACGTTTGAGAATCGGAGCGGGCACCGTGCTCGACCTGGACGACGCCCGGGAGGCGGCTGCAGCGGGGGCGGAGTATCTCATTTCTCCCAACTTCGACGAAGAAGTGCTCCAATTCGGCCTGGAGCGGGGACTGGACGTGTGGCCGGGCACGATGACGCCGACGGAAATCGTCCGCGCTTATAAAGCCGGGGCCTCGGCGGTCAAATTGTTTCCGATGGCCACGCTGGGCGTCGGCTATCTCAAGGAGATCCGCGCGCCGCTTGACCGGATCCCGATGGTGGCGACCGGCGGCGTGAACCTGCAAAACATCCGCACGGTGCTGGACGCGGGAGCGGCGGCCGTCGGGCTGGGCAGCAATCTCGTGGACAAGAAGCTTATTGCGGAAGGCAAATTCGAAGAGCTTCGGGCCCTCGCGCAATCCTTCACGGATGAAGTCGAAGGAGTTCGCCGGGCATGA
- a CDS encoding ArsR/SmtB family transcription factor, translating to MTIKANGDGKFMALYEALASEVRWRIMELVAGRERNMKDIAAELGLSPAIVTMHIRKLEEAKLIGTRRARINGGTHKMCFLQESAIEIELPAAGQQRAYREQSIPVGHYTAFEVFPTCGLATKEKNIGQYDDPRYFLDPERVNAAILWFGKGYVEYKTPNYLLPGQKAETLEISMEIASEAPGVSDYWPSDIRFFVNGVSLGTWTSPADFGRAARGKYTPDWWNRNVNQYGLWKTIQVGEKGTFIDGQRISDVTVRELKLEEPFWTLRFAVEDDAEHVGGLTLYGSGFGNHDKDIQLRVYYGE from the coding sequence ATGACGATCAAGGCGAACGGAGACGGCAAGTTCATGGCGCTTTATGAAGCGCTGGCCAGCGAGGTTCGGTGGAGGATCATGGAACTTGTCGCCGGCCGAGAGAGGAACATGAAGGACATTGCCGCCGAGCTGGGGCTCAGTCCGGCCATCGTCACCATGCACATCCGCAAGCTGGAGGAGGCCAAGCTGATCGGGACGCGAAGAGCGCGCATCAACGGCGGCACGCACAAAATGTGTTTCCTCCAAGAGAGCGCGATCGAAATCGAACTCCCGGCCGCCGGCCAACAAAGGGCGTACCGCGAGCAATCGATTCCCGTCGGCCATTACACGGCGTTCGAGGTATTTCCGACTTGCGGCCTTGCGACGAAAGAGAAAAACATCGGGCAATACGACGATCCCCGCTATTTTCTCGATCCGGAACGGGTGAACGCCGCTATTTTATGGTTTGGCAAAGGGTACGTGGAGTACAAAACGCCCAATTACTTGCTGCCGGGCCAGAAGGCCGAAACGCTGGAGATTTCCATGGAGATCGCCTCCGAGGCACCGGGCGTGAGCGACTATTGGCCTTCGGACATCCGGTTCTTCGTGAACGGAGTCTCGCTCGGCACGTGGACGAGTCCCGCCGATTTCGGCAGGGCGGCACGCGGTAAATACACACCGGATTGGTGGAACCGTAACGTGAACCAATATGGACTGTGGAAAACGATTCAGGTGGGCGAAAAGGGTACGTTTATCGACGGACAGCGGATTTCGGACGTGACCGTTCGGGAGCTGAAGCTGGAAGAGCCGTTCTGGACGCTTCGGTTCGCGGTCGAGGACGACGCGGAGCACGTGGGAGGATTAACGCTGTACGGCTCCGGATTCGGCAATCACGATAAAGACATTCAGCTGCGGGTGTATTATGGTGAATAA
- a CDS encoding alpha-N-arabinofuranosidase codes for MAHSAKMIVDKDFVIGKVDDRLYGSFIEHLGRAVYGGIYEPGHPAADERGFRKDVLKLVRDLRVPIVRYPGGNFVSGYDWKDGIGPVDSRPSRLELAWRTVEPNRFGLNEFAEWSKAAGSDVMWAINLGTQGPEDARQIVEYANHPAGSYWSDLRASHGYREPHNIKTWCLGNEMDGPWQIGHKTAVEYGRAALESAKVMKWVDPSIELVACGSSALGMSTFAEWEATVLDHTYDHVEYLSLHTYYGNPTNDTPTFLARSLQMDDFIRSVAAICDYVKAKKRSKKRMYLSFDEWNVWFHTHESDKKIEPWQIAPPQLEDIYTMEDALVVGCMLISLLKNADRVKIACLAQLVNVIAPIMTENGGAAWAQTIYYPFMHASLYGRGNALVPLVQSPKYDTTEITDVPYLESVAVYNEETGDITIFAVNRSLDEELSFEADLRSFPACTVVEHLVLENVDLKAVNTAATPGRVAPHAQGNAKSDGSRVTARLAKTSWNVIRLRTPV; via the coding sequence ATGGCTCATTCCGCGAAAATGATCGTGGACAAGGATTTCGTCATCGGCAAGGTAGACGACCGGCTGTACGGCTCTTTCATCGAGCATTTGGGGAGGGCGGTTTACGGGGGCATTTACGAGCCCGGACATCCGGCCGCCGATGAACGGGGATTTCGCAAGGACGTGCTCAAACTGGTGCGCGATCTCCGCGTCCCGATCGTCCGGTATCCGGGCGGCAATTTCGTATCGGGGTACGATTGGAAGGACGGAATCGGCCCCGTGGACAGCCGGCCAAGCCGGTTGGAGCTGGCCTGGCGGACGGTCGAGCCGAACCGTTTCGGCTTGAACGAATTCGCGGAATGGTCGAAAGCCGCCGGCTCCGACGTGATGTGGGCGATCAACCTCGGCACGCAAGGGCCGGAAGACGCCCGCCAAATCGTGGAGTACGCCAACCATCCGGCCGGCAGCTATTGGAGCGACCTCCGGGCCAGCCACGGCTACCGCGAACCCCATAACATCAAAACCTGGTGCCTGGGCAACGAAATGGACGGCCCTTGGCAGATCGGGCACAAAACGGCCGTCGAATACGGACGCGCAGCACTGGAGTCCGCGAAGGTCATGAAATGGGTGGATCCGTCCATCGAGCTCGTCGCCTGCGGAAGCTCGGCCCTCGGCATGTCCACGTTCGCCGAATGGGAAGCGACGGTGCTCGACCATACCTATGACCACGTGGAATACTTATCGCTGCACACCTACTACGGCAATCCGACGAACGATACGCCAACCTTCCTGGCGCGTTCCCTTCAGATGGACGATTTCATTCGAAGCGTGGCCGCCATCTGCGATTACGTCAAAGCGAAAAAACGCAGCAAAAAACGGATGTACCTGTCTTTCGACGAATGGAACGTTTGGTTCCACACGCACGAGTCCGACAAGAAAATCGAACCTTGGCAAATCGCACCTCCGCAGCTGGAGGACATCTATACGATGGAAGACGCGCTCGTCGTCGGATGCATGCTGATCAGCCTGCTGAAAAACGCGGACCGCGTGAAAATCGCCTGCCTGGCTCAGCTCGTCAACGTCATCGCGCCGATCATGACGGAGAACGGCGGGGCAGCCTGGGCGCAGACGATTTACTATCCGTTCATGCACGCCTCGCTGTACGGCCGCGGGAATGCGCTCGTACCGCTCGTTCAATCTCCGAAGTACGACACGACGGAGATTACCGACGTTCCCTACCTCGAATCCGTCGCCGTGTACAACGAAGAAACCGGCGATATCACGATTTTCGCGGTGAACCGCAGCCTGGACGAGGAACTGTCGTTCGAGGCCGACCTGCGAAGCTTCCCGGCTTGCACGGTGGTTGAGCACCTCGTGCTGGAGAACGTCGACCTGAAGGCCGTCAACACGGCGGCCACGCCCGGCCGCGTCGCTCCTCACGCGCAGGGGAACGCGAAATCGGACGGCTCGCGCGTCACCGCCCGGCTCGCCAAAACGTCGTGGAACGTCATCCGTTTGCGCACTCCGGTGTGA
- the fsa gene encoding fructose-6-phosphate aldolase, which yields MKIFIDTANLADIKKAYEIGVLSGVTTNPSLVAKEGVKFEDRIAEILREVPEVESVSAEVTPDAVTAEQMIAQAEELIKINNYDKNITIKLPMTLAGLAACRYLSKKGVKTNVTLIFTVNQALLAARAGATYVSPFLGRLDDISEDGVQLIIKVAELFRIHNLDAQIIAASVRHPDHVTRVAMAGAHIATIPFSVIEQISKHPLTEQGMEKFAADWKKAVQ from the coding sequence ATGAAAATTTTCATCGATACCGCGAACCTGGCAGACATCAAGAAAGCCTATGAGATCGGCGTTTTGTCCGGCGTCACGACGAACCCTTCGCTGGTGGCGAAGGAAGGCGTCAAATTCGAGGACCGCATCGCGGAAATCCTGCGTGAAGTGCCCGAGGTTGAATCCGTATCCGCCGAAGTCACGCCCGACGCGGTGACGGCGGAGCAAATGATCGCCCAAGCGGAAGAACTGATCAAGATCAACAACTATGACAAAAACATCACGATCAAGCTGCCGATGACGCTGGCCGGTTTGGCCGCATGCCGTTACCTGAGCAAGAAAGGCGTCAAAACGAACGTCACGCTGATCTTCACCGTGAACCAAGCGCTGCTGGCTGCCCGCGCCGGCGCCACGTACGTTTCTCCGTTCCTCGGCCGTTTGGACGACATCTCGGAAGACGGCGTGCAGCTGATCATCAAAGTCGCCGAGCTGTTCCGGATCCACAACCTGGACGCGCAAATCATCGCGGCTTCCGTCCGCCATCCTGACCACGTCACCCGCGTGGCCATGGCCGGCGCGCATATCGCGACGATTCCGTTCTCCGTCATCGAGCAAATCTCCAAACACCCGCTGACCGAACAAGGGATGGAGAAGTTCGCCGCCGACTGGAAGAAAGCCGTTCAATAA